In the Brevundimonas mediterranea genome, GCGTCCGGATCCGACGCGGTTCGCAGCGCGAAGGCGTTCACGGACGACTCGTCGGCGGACTCGAGGACGACCGAGGCCGAACCGTCGCCGCCGTCGACAGCCATCTGGTTCTCCTGATCCTCGACATACTCCCACTGCTCGCCCTCGTTCCAGGGACCGCGTGTATTCCCCTCGCCCTGCGACAGGTCATAGTATTTGTCGCTGAACTCGGGCACGCCGCCGATCTTGCCGGCGGGGAAGTTGGGATCGATGGCGTAGAGCGCCTTTTCGAATGACTTCTGGTGCGCGACCTCGCGGGTCATCAGGAACATCAGCGCATCCTTGACGCCCGGATCGTCGGTGACGTTGATCAGGCGCTCGTAGACGATCTTGGCGCGGGACTCGGCGGCGATGTTCGACCGCAGGTCGCAAGCCGGATCGCCGATCGAGTCGATATAGGCCGCCGTCCACGGCACGCCCGCCGAGTTCACCAGCGCCGGCGCGCCGCCGTACAGGATGGAGGTCGTGTGGCTCTCGCCCCGATCATTCAGGGACATGTACAGATCCGCCTCCTCCAGCGCCGCCTCGGCCATCTTCCCCTTGGCGCCGCGGTTCAGCATGGCGACGATCGAACCGATCACCTCCAGGTGGCTGAGCTCCTCGGTGGCGATGTCGAGCAGCATGTCCTTGCGGCCGGCGTCCTCTTCAGCCAGCGCCTGCGTGAAATAGCGCATCGCCGCCGCCAGCTCGCCCTGCGGACCGCCGAATTGCTCGAGCATGAGCGTCGCCAGGCCGGGGTTCGGCTCGGCGACGCGCACCGTGTACATCAGTCGCTTGTTGTGAATGAACATTGAGAGGGTCCTGCTGGGGGTGATGGACCCGTAACCGGAAGCCGTCATCGCTGTTCCGAAAGTCACACAGCAGACGTTCGAGCCGGGCGTTCGGTGCGCCGCCCACGTCCCGGCGGAACATCGCCAGACCGCCCTTGGCCAAGCCGAGGTCGCCGAGATCATGACGACGGATTGGGACGCTTCCCGCCCCAGTTCAAGTCCGAACTCAGGGCTGACGCAAGCCCGCGCGACGGCCGGGCTGCGCTCAGGCGATCACGGCCAGCAGCACCGCCACCCAGTGAACGGCGGCGGCGGCCACCACGTGGCCGTGCCAGATGGCCCGTCGGAACCGGAGCGCCTTGCGCGCATAGAAGCCGACCCCGATCGAATACAGCAGGCCGCCGACCGCCAGCAGGATCAGCGGCGCGATCCCGAGGCTCTCCATCAACGGCTGAACCGCGATCACCATGAGCCAACCCAGGGCCAGGTAGATCGCGATCCAGAAACCGCGCCCCAGGCCCGGCAGCAGCAACTTGGCCAGGGCGCCGAACAGCGCCGTGGCCCACACCGCCGCCGTCATCCCCCAGGCCCAGCCCCCCGTCAGATGTTGGGTGGTGAACGGCGTGTAGGAGCCCGCGATCATGAGGAATATCCCCGCATGGTCGAAGCGCCGCAGCACCGGCTGAAACCGCGCGGGCGCGAAATTATAGGCCGTCGAAAGCGCGAGCATCGTCAACAACCCGCCTGCGTAGATGGCCGAGGCCGCCAAGCGGCCCACATGGCCGAACCCGATCGCCAGACCCAGCAGCATCCCGCCCCCGACGAGAGCGAGCGCCAGACCCGTCAGGTGCACCACCAGATCGGCCAGCCGCGCCTGGGGGTCGTCATAGTGTTTCATGAGCGTGGATGGGTCGGTCACGGGCGTATCCGATGCTGGGCCGCCAACGGCTACACCGCCTCCAGGAGGCGCGCCAAGCGCTGCGGCGATTTCAAGCGGCCAGTTCGAGGAATCTGCCGCTTAAACCGTCACCGGCACAGGCCATCCGCCAGGCGCCTCAGCCTGTCACGCCAATTGCCGCCGACATCATCGGCCTCAAGGGCGATCACAGCCGGATCAGGTTCTGCGGCAGGCCGGGCGTCTTGACCCGCAACCGGTAAAGGCCGCCCAGAGTCGGTTGTTCGCCGCGCTTGTCGGCGTTCCCCAGCCAGGCCGTGGTCATATAGAGGTCGCGCAGATCCTCGCCGCCGAAGGCCGCCTTGGTGACGGTCTGGACCGGCATGTCGATCTTGCCGATCCGTTCGCCCTCAGGCGAAAACTGCGCCACCCCCCAGCCGTTGAACAGACCGACGTGCAACACGCCGGCGGAATCCATGCTGGGACCGTCGGCATAGCCGTCGTCGGTCACGGCGAAGACCCGCCGGTTCGACAGCGCCCCGTCGTCATGGTCGAAGGCCAGGATGGTCCTGGCCAGGGTGTCGTGGTGATACAGGGTGCGGCCATCCGGGCTGAGGCACGGCCCGTTGGTGACGCCATAGCCATCGTCGTGCCGTGTCAGCTCGCCGTCGGCCCAGCGATACAGGGCGCCGGTCTTGACCACCTCGCTGTCGTCCATCGAGCCGAACCACAGCGACCCGTCAGGGGCGACGAAGCCGTCGTTCAGCCGGTTCTGCGGCCGGTCTTGCTCGACCGGTTGGATCAGAGTGAAGACACCCGTATCCGGTTCAAACCGGTGCAGGCCGCCGCGCACCCCGCAAACCAAAGATCCGTCCTCGGCCGGCAGGGCGAAACCGATCTGGTCGGGCGTGTCCCAGGACGCCGTGTCGCCGGTCGCCGGCGTATAGCGGTGCAAGCCCCGGCCCTTGATATCGACAAACCAAAGGGCCCCGCGCACGGCGTCCCAGGCGGGGCCTTCCGCCAGCTCGGCCCCCAGGTCCCAGACAAGTTCGGCTGCGGCGCTCATTGTCCGCTTCCGAACCAGGCCGCGACGAAGGCGCACGCAGCCGCACCCACCTCGTCCGCCGTTCGGCCGGGTCTGTAGAGGGCCGAGCCGATGCCGAAGCCGTCGGCGCCCGCCGCGCGCCAGGCGCCCATGTTGTCCGGATCGACGCCGCCGACCGCATAGACCGGCTGCCCCTTGGGCAGGACCGCCTTGATCGCCTTGACGGCGCCCGGCCCGGCCAGTTCGGCGGGAAACAGCTTCAGCACGTCGGCCCCCGCCTCCAGCGCAGTAAAGGCTTCCGTGGGAGTGAAAAAGCCGGGCATGGTGAACAGGCCCAGCGCACGGGCGCGTTCGATTACGCGCGGGTCAACGTTGGGCGAGATCACCAGTTGCCCGCCCGCATCCGCGACGTCCTGCGCGGCCGAGGGCGTCAGGACCGTGCCCGCTCCCACCACCGCCCGGCCATCCATCGCGTCACGCAGCCTCCGGATGCTCTCCAACGCGCGGGGAGAGTTCAACGGCACCTCCAGGCAGGTGAAGCCGGCCGCGACCAGGACCTCGCCGATCTCGACCGCCTCCTCGGGCGTCAGGCCGCGCAGGATGGCCACGAGGGGCAGCGTCTTCAGGGCCTTTTCGACGGCCTGGGTCATGGGATCGCCTTCCAGATGCGGTGGAGTCCGTGCGCCACAGCCACTTCGCCGGAGGTGCTGCGGATGTCTTTAAAGCCGGCCAGAGCCAGGGCGCGTGCATAGCGTTGGCCCAGGCCCGCCTCGCTCACCACCTGCACCGGCTTGTCGCGATGGGTCGTCTCGGCCGCCAGTTCGGTGCCGATCAACAGGCCGGACAAGAAGTCCGCCGCCCCCTCTGGGCGCAAGGAGCCGGCCAACTGCCGGACGCGAACAGTGAACAGGTGGGCGGTGACGGCCGGGTCGGACAGCGCCAGCCGCACCCCATCGTCGAAGGCGGCGTCGTCACCGCCCGGCGCTCCCATGTCGCGACCGATCAGTGTGGCGTGGCGCACGGCGGCGAACAGTTCGCCGGTCAGATAGGTGCGAAAGCCCGCGATGGCGCCGTTCTCGACCCGCACCCATTTGCTGTGGGTGCCGGGGGCGATCATCAGGCCTGTTTCGTCTGGGCCGAACAGCCCCAGCGCCTGCGTCTCCTCGCCGCGCATGACGTCGCCCAGTCCCTGGGGCGTCAGGGCGACGCCGGGAACGATATAGATGTCGCGCGCCGCATCCGGTCG is a window encoding:
- a CDS encoding manganese catalase family protein, producing MFIHNKRLMYTVRVAEPNPGLATLMLEQFGGPQGELAAAMRYFTQALAEEDAGRKDMLLDIATEELSHLEVIGSIVAMLNRGAKGKMAEAALEEADLYMSLNDRGESHTTSILYGGAPALVNSAGVPWTAAYIDSIGDPACDLRSNIAAESRAKIVYERLINVTDDPGVKDALMFLMTREVAHQKSFEKALYAIDPNFPAGKIGGVPEFSDKYYDLSQGEGNTRGPWNEGEQWEYVEDQENQMAVDGGDGSASVVLESADESSVNAFALRTASDPDANPVTGADLGAGPGAGKTTVLLD
- the trhA gene encoding PAQR family membrane homeostasis protein TrhA, coding for MKHYDDPQARLADLVVHLTGLALALVGGGMLLGLAIGFGHVGRLAASAIYAGGLLTMLALSTAYNFAPARFQPVLRRFDHAGIFLMIAGSYTPFTTQHLTGGWAWGMTAAVWATALFGALAKLLLPGLGRGFWIAIYLALGWLMVIAVQPLMESLGIAPLILLAVGGLLYSIGVGFYARKALRFRRAIWHGHVVAAAAVHWVAVLLAVIA
- a CDS encoding SMP-30/gluconolactonase/LRE family protein, with translation MSAAAELVWDLGAELAEGPAWDAVRGALWFVDIKGRGLHRYTPATGDTASWDTPDQIGFALPAEDGSLVCGVRGGLHRFEPDTGVFTLIQPVEQDRPQNRLNDGFVAPDGSLWFGSMDDSEVVKTGALYRWADGELTRHDDGYGVTNGPCLSPDGRTLYHHDTLARTILAFDHDDGALSNRRVFAVTDDGYADGPSMDSAGVLHVGLFNGWGVAQFSPEGERIGKIDMPVQTVTKAAFGGEDLRDLYMTTAWLGNADKRGEQPTLGGLYRLRVKTPGLPQNLIRL
- a CDS encoding 2-dehydro-3-deoxy-6-phosphogalactonate aldolase, with protein sequence MTQAVEKALKTLPLVAILRGLTPEEAVEIGEVLVAAGFTCLEVPLNSPRALESIRRLRDAMDGRAVVGAGTVLTPSAAQDVADAGGQLVISPNVDPRVIERARALGLFTMPGFFTPTEAFTALEAGADVLKLFPAELAGPGAVKAIKAVLPKGQPVYAVGGVDPDNMGAWRAAGADGFGIGSALYRPGRTADEVGAAACAFVAAWFGSGQ
- a CDS encoding 2-dehydro-3-deoxygalactonokinase is translated as MTGLIGVDWGTSNLRVMRLGADGAVLDRRIDPRGVGRLASGAFLGVLEEVAGDWLDLAPVLIAGMAGSRQGWIETPYAFCPADVATLAARLARPDAARDIYIVPGVALTPQGLGDVMRGEETQALGLFGPDETGLMIAPGTHSKWVRVENGAIAGFRTYLTGELFAAVRHATLIGRDMGAPGGDDAAFDDGVRLALSDPAVTAHLFTVRVRQLAGSLRPEGAADFLSGLLIGTELAAETTHRDKPVQVVSEAGLGQRYARALALAGFKDIRSTSGEVAVAHGLHRIWKAIP